In Bacteroidota bacterium, the genomic stretch TTTTCTAAAGGAAGTAATAATTTCTTCAACCACATGAACACTTTCTGGAGGATGGCAATTATTTACCTTCCTCCCGATGATGGCTTTCGATCTTGTAAAAAATCTATCTTTTGGATTCGAAAAGTAAGCCACTTCATCATTGTGATCTACAAAAGTCATATCAAATGGAAGGTGATTCATCAATTGAACCAACTGCTCAACACTTAGCTTTCCAGTTTCCATGTCCACAAATCCATCTTTCAAAGTGCCTATTTCTGAAACATCTTGAATAGGTATCGGAGGTTCAATGAATACAAATCCTATTTCGAAACTCTGTTTATGCATTTTTGCCCAAGCTTTCTCAGGAACATATTTCAGTGCAACTGGATACAATATAAAATCCTCTCTAAAAATTATAGCATGCATTGCAAAAAACAAATCGGCTATCGATTTATTGAATTTCTTCAAGTCAAGATTTACTGCCATTAAAATCTCATCCAAATCCTTAAAATGCTTTCTTATGTCATCATGAATGGACCACATCACAGAAAGACATTTGTATTCAGGGAAATGTGATTCAAAATATGGAAAAAAGATATTTTCCTTTTTCTGGTAATGAATTTCAAATTTTTGCAGTTCTTTTAATTCCTTTCTCACAATGTCAATAGCTTGAATATCTTGTATTCCATTCTTTTTATTGATTGCCTGAATATAAGGCCGCATTTTATTGAGCTTATCTTTCAAATGATAATTTTCAAGTATCATGTAATACAGAAAATGATTTTTAGTGAGTTTTTTCCGCACATGAAGCACCAGATATTTGTAGAAAACATTCAGGATTTTTCCAATATTTGCTTTTATC encodes the following:
- a CDS encoding DUF438 domain-containing protein, encoding MSEISNHIEIRRKALLAFCCGMIEGGKGIDLINEYQTFIEKVTPEDTVVVVDWLMNKGYSIEAIKANIGKILNVFYKYLVLHVRKKLTKNHFLYYMILENYHLKDKLNKMRPYIQAINKKNGIQDIQAIDIVRKELKELQKFEIHYQKKENIFFPYFESHFPEYKCLSVMWSIHDDIRKHFKDLDEILMAVNLDLKKFNKSIADLFFAMHAIIFREDFILYPVALKYVPEKAWAKMHKQSFEIGFVFIEPPIPIQDVSEIGTLKDGFVDMETGKLSVEQLVQLMNHLPFDMTFVDHNDEVAYFSNPKDRFFTRSKAIIGRKVNNCHPPESVHVVEEIITSFRKGEKDKASFWLSIKGKFLLIQYFAVRANTGIYLGTLEVSQDITEVKNLEGEQRLLDWNA